Proteins found in one Amycolatopsis umgeniensis genomic segment:
- a CDS encoding PepSY-associated TM helix domain-containing protein — protein sequence MATQTEPTTSPPRASAWRGLFLRLHFYAGVLVGPFVLIAALTGVLYAATPQMESWVYSDQLRAPVGLNQASLADQVKAAQAAHPGADLVAVRPAPEPGDTTRVLFAEEGLGESERRAVFVDPATAQVRGDLVAYGSSGALPLRTTLDQLHRNLLLGEPGRLYSELAASWLWVVALGGLVLWVSRRRTRRAEKAEKAESPRGKSVRRHGSVGLWVLLGALFLSATGLTWSTYAGENVSSLRESLGWATPALKVTGTDEHAGHSGHGEAPSAPAPARPESVDAMLASARAAGIDAASVEIGLPTKPGAPWQVAEVERGWPTQVDTVAVDGTTGQILGEVRFDDYPLMAKFARWGIDAHMGVLFGWPNQIALLLLGAGLVTLVVLGYRMWWRRRPTRATGLTFGRPIPRGQWRKAPPALVVGLVVLAAAIGWFVPLFGISLLAFLVIDLLLGLRSGRRSKPDTTDVTV from the coding sequence ATGGCAACACAAACCGAACCGACCACGAGCCCACCGCGCGCGTCAGCTTGGCGCGGACTGTTCCTCCGGCTCCACTTCTACGCCGGCGTTCTCGTCGGCCCGTTCGTCCTCATCGCCGCGCTCACCGGCGTTCTGTACGCGGCCACCCCTCAGATGGAGTCCTGGGTCTACTCGGACCAGCTACGAGCACCCGTCGGGCTCAACCAGGCCTCACTCGCCGATCAGGTCAAAGCGGCGCAAGCTGCCCACCCCGGCGCCGACCTCGTCGCGGTCCGTCCCGCCCCCGAGCCGGGCGACACGACCCGCGTGCTGTTCGCCGAGGAAGGGCTCGGCGAGTCCGAACGACGAGCGGTCTTCGTCGATCCCGCCACCGCCCAGGTGCGCGGTGATCTCGTCGCGTACGGCTCGAGCGGCGCCTTGCCGCTGCGCACCACACTCGATCAGTTGCACCGCAACCTGCTGCTCGGCGAACCGGGACGCCTCTACAGCGAACTCGCCGCGTCCTGGCTGTGGGTGGTCGCGCTGGGCGGTCTCGTGCTGTGGGTGAGCCGCCGCCGGACCCGCCGCGCCGAAAAGGCCGAGAAAGCGGAGTCTCCGCGCGGAAAGTCCGTCCGCAGGCACGGATCCGTCGGCCTGTGGGTGCTGCTCGGCGCGTTGTTCCTGTCCGCGACAGGGTTGACGTGGTCGACATACGCGGGCGAGAACGTCTCCTCATTGCGCGAATCCCTCGGCTGGGCCACCCCGGCGTTGAAGGTGACGGGCACCGATGAGCACGCCGGCCACTCGGGGCATGGGGAAGCGCCCTCCGCGCCCGCCCCGGCGCGGCCCGAGAGCGTGGACGCGATGCTGGCCTCGGCCCGCGCCGCCGGGATCGACGCGGCGTCCGTCGAGATCGGGCTGCCCACGAAACCCGGCGCCCCCTGGCAGGTGGCGGAAGTCGAACGCGGCTGGCCGACACAGGTCGACACGGTCGCGGTCGACGGGACCACCGGGCAGATCCTGGGCGAGGTGCGGTTCGACGACTACCCGCTGATGGCGAAATTCGCCCGCTGGGGGATCGACGCGCATATGGGCGTGCTCTTCGGCTGGCCCAACCAGATCGCGCTGCTCCTGCTCGGCGCCGGGCTGGTCACGCTGGTCGTCCTCGGCTACCGGATGTGGTGGCGGCGCAGGCCGACCCGGGCCACCGGGCTGACCTTCGGGCGGCCCATCCCGCGTGGACAGTGGCGGAAGGCGCCGCCCGCCCTGGTGGTGGGGCTCGTCGTCCTCGCCGCCGCGATCGGCTGGTTCGTGCCGCTGTTCGGGATCAGCCTGCTGGCGTTCCTGGTGATCGACCTGCTGCTGGGCCTGCGGTCCGGCCGCCGGTCCAAACCGGACACCACCGACGTCACCGTGTGA
- a CDS encoding SDR family NAD(P)-dependent oxidoreductase has protein sequence MTHWDVHHPPRADSKTFLVTGANAGIGYFVAEQLAGTGATVLLGTRNTAKADSAMTSIRSQVPDAKLGHLRLDLSDLSSIKSSVDTLGIERLDAVVCNAGVLLEGQPRRETAEGHELTFATNHLGHFVLVHQLMPLLEAAEAGRVVTTGSFVGKSAELDLEDLQSKRDYQPKRTYGRSKLAQMLFAFELDRRLRAAGSTVLSVVDHPGGALDSLTPPRPVHATSGGWKFPAGLLLQGKDAGAWPAVRAVLDPDVRGGEMFGPRVFGMRGEPRLEPVRGKLADTALAARLWTASVGLTGVEVTR, from the coding sequence ATGACGCACTGGGACGTCCACCACCCGCCTCGCGCCGACAGCAAGACCTTCCTGGTCACCGGCGCCAACGCGGGAATCGGCTACTTCGTCGCCGAACAGCTCGCCGGAACCGGCGCCACGGTCCTGCTGGGCACGCGGAACACCGCCAAGGCCGACTCCGCGATGACGTCGATCCGGTCCCAAGTGCCGGACGCGAAGCTCGGGCACCTTCGGCTCGATCTTTCGGATCTCTCGTCCATCAAGTCCTCTGTGGACACTCTCGGGATCGAGCGGCTCGATGCCGTCGTCTGCAACGCCGGCGTGCTCCTGGAGGGGCAGCCGAGGCGCGAGACCGCCGAGGGCCATGAACTGACGTTCGCCACCAACCACCTCGGGCATTTCGTCCTGGTGCACCAGCTGATGCCGTTGCTCGAAGCGGCGGAGGCGGGCCGCGTCGTCACCACGGGCAGCTTCGTGGGCAAGTCCGCCGAACTCGACCTGGAAGATCTCCAGAGCAAGCGGGACTACCAGCCCAAACGCACCTACGGACGCTCGAAGCTGGCGCAGATGCTGTTCGCCTTCGAACTCGACCGGCGGCTGCGCGCGGCCGGGAGCACGGTGCTGAGCGTGGTCGACCACCCCGGCGGCGCGCTCGACTCCCTCACCCCGCCGAGGCCGGTGCACGCGACCTCGGGTGGGTGGAAGTTCCCGGCCGGGCTTTTGTTGCAGGGCAAGGACGCCGGGGCATGGCCCGCCGTCAGGGCCGTACTCGATCCGGACGTGCGCGGCGGTGAGATGTTCGGCCCCCGCGTGTTCGGGATGCGCGGCGAACCCCGGCTGGAACCGGTTCGCGGCAAACTGGCCGACACCGCGCTCGCCGCCCGGTTGTGGACGGCGAGCGTCGGCCTCACCGGCGTCGAGGTCACACGGTGA
- a CDS encoding helix-turn-helix domain-containing protein has product MARQARLSDLVRATASLVDCVAGLSREGLPSPLRFTPDGERAADAVAEPASADLGGSLGKVWLERSGPPGPLDDLVLERFAMAARVLGHAEPGGGAPQLADPALVELLLGEQAAEEDRARALRLLGLDAGRPVRVVAVGTEDERDPGVAAVGLLARGGSLPRLHVAVVGEVAAVLMQPRDDSVVAALRSALADRARERDTAGGVRVGVGDAVPGLEVRRSWLQARLAERFAVPAVEPVVVHGELGSLTLLAEVPVTRLREQDDVRALDALAATPTGAADVAALEAFCRTGSLRQAAVALHRHHSSVAARLAHVEDALSWRLDEPGDRFRARLALLARRLAQRG; this is encoded by the coding sequence GTGGCCCGGCAGGCCCGCCTGTCCGATCTGGTCCGTGCCACCGCGTCCCTCGTGGACTGCGTGGCCGGGCTGAGCAGAGAGGGCCTCCCGTCGCCGCTGCGGTTCACGCCGGACGGCGAACGTGCCGCCGATGCGGTGGCCGAGCCCGCGTCGGCGGATCTCGGGGGGTCGCTGGGGAAGGTCTGGCTGGAGCGTTCCGGGCCGCCTGGACCGCTCGACGATCTCGTGCTGGAGCGGTTCGCCATGGCGGCCCGCGTTCTCGGTCACGCCGAACCCGGCGGGGGCGCGCCCCAGCTGGCGGATCCGGCGCTGGTCGAGTTGCTGCTGGGGGAACAAGCCGCCGAGGAGGACAGGGCCAGGGCGCTCCGGCTGCTCGGCCTGGACGCCGGGCGGCCGGTCCGGGTGGTGGCCGTCGGCACCGAAGACGAGCGTGATCCCGGGGTGGCCGCGGTCGGGCTCCTGGCGCGGGGTGGCTCGTTGCCGCGGCTGCACGTCGCCGTCGTCGGGGAAGTGGCCGCGGTCCTGATGCAACCGCGCGACGACTCGGTCGTCGCCGCCCTGCGATCCGCTCTCGCCGACAGGGCAAGGGAACGCGATACCGCCGGTGGCGTGCGGGTCGGCGTCGGGGACGCGGTGCCCGGTCTCGAAGTCCGCCGGTCTTGGCTGCAGGCGCGGCTGGCCGAACGCTTCGCCGTACCCGCGGTGGAACCGGTCGTGGTGCACGGCGAACTCGGTTCGCTCACCCTGCTCGCCGAAGTCCCGGTGACACGGCTACGCGAACAGGACGACGTCCGGGCCTTGGACGCGCTCGCCGCGACGCCGACCGGGGCGGCCGACGTCGCGGCGTTGGAAGCGTTCTGCCGCACGGGATCGCTGCGGCAGGCGGCCGTCGCGCTGCACCGCCACCACAGTTCGGTGGCGGCACGGCTGGCCCACGTCGAGGACGCGCTGAGCTGGCGGCTGGACGAACCAGGTGATCGCTTCCGCGCCCGCCTGGCGTTGCTCGCCCGCCGCCTCGCGCAGCGCGGCTAG
- a CDS encoding TetR/AcrR family transcriptional regulator: protein MGQTEPGRRERKKAATRQALSGAARELFLERGFDNVTVAEIADAADTAVSTLFAHFPGGKEALVLGHGGEREAALADTVRGRAEGVSILEALRDFLATRGPFDPKPDPLSRRVADLVIATPALRAYARTLWTDCEDALAKVIAEETGQDDFSVRLLARYVLEIPDLAGTEPAPAAALDAAFVFLRRGWPGF from the coding sequence ATGGGACAGACCGAGCCGGGCAGGCGCGAACGCAAGAAGGCGGCGACTCGCCAGGCCCTGTCAGGGGCGGCGCGAGAACTCTTCCTGGAGCGGGGCTTCGACAACGTCACTGTCGCGGAGATCGCCGACGCCGCGGACACGGCGGTGTCGACGCTGTTCGCGCACTTCCCGGGCGGCAAGGAGGCGCTGGTCCTCGGCCACGGGGGAGAGCGCGAAGCGGCCCTGGCCGACACGGTGCGTGGCCGGGCCGAGGGCGTCTCGATCCTCGAGGCGTTGCGGGACTTTCTCGCGACCCGCGGTCCGTTCGACCCGAAACCCGATCCGCTTTCGCGCCGCGTCGCGGATCTGGTGATCGCCACCCCGGCGTTGCGCGCCTACGCCAGGACACTCTGGACCGACTGTGAGGACGCGCTCGCCAAGGTCATCGCCGAGGAGACGGGCCAGGACGACTTCTCCGTGCGCCTGCTGGCCCGCTATGTCCTGGAGATCCCGGATCTGGCGGGCACGGAACCCGCTCCCGCCGCCGCGCTGGACGCCGCTTTCGTTTTTTTGCGGAGGGGCTGGCCGGGCTTCTAG
- a CDS encoding ATP-binding cassette domain-containing protein, with translation MRIEARGMSWGVPGKTIVRDVDLVVEAGETVGMIGPNGSGKSSLLRCLAGLRAPTAGVVRYDGADIATWQARTRARHAAFVEQSAETESDLCVAEVAMLGRTAFRSRWRAPDATDRAIVMAALERLDLGPLADRPWKQLSGGERQRAHLARALAQRPWALLLDEPTNHLDVRHQLELMDLVAGTGQTVVIVLHDLTLAARYCDRLVLMRDGTIVADGPAEDVLTASSLREVFEVDAEISPDQDGYLSVRYRGASRKGNEQVTR, from the coding sequence GTGAGGATCGAAGCCCGCGGGATGAGCTGGGGTGTGCCCGGCAAGACGATCGTGCGCGACGTGGATCTCGTCGTCGAGGCGGGCGAGACCGTCGGCATGATCGGGCCGAACGGCTCCGGCAAATCGTCACTGTTGCGCTGTCTCGCGGGACTGCGGGCTCCGACGGCGGGCGTGGTCCGCTACGACGGCGCCGACATCGCCACCTGGCAGGCGCGGACGCGAGCGCGGCACGCGGCCTTCGTCGAGCAGAGCGCCGAGACCGAAAGCGACCTGTGCGTCGCCGAGGTCGCGATGCTCGGCCGGACGGCCTTCCGCTCCCGGTGGCGGGCACCGGACGCGACGGACCGGGCGATCGTCATGGCGGCGCTCGAGCGGCTCGACCTCGGGCCGCTGGCCGACCGGCCGTGGAAGCAGCTCTCGGGCGGGGAGCGCCAGCGCGCACATCTCGCGCGGGCGCTGGCCCAACGCCCGTGGGCGCTGCTGCTCGACGAGCCGACCAACCATCTCGACGTCCGGCACCAGCTGGAGCTGATGGATCTCGTCGCCGGAACCGGGCAGACCGTCGTGATCGTCCTGCACGACCTCACGCTGGCCGCGCGATACTGCGATCGTCTGGTCTTGATGCGGGACGGAACGATCGTCGCGGACGGTCCGGCGGAGGACGTCCTCACCGCGTCGTCGCTGCGGGAGGTGTTCGAAGTGGACGCCGAAATCAGCCCTGACCAGGACGGATATCTCTCCGTCCGCTACCGGGGAGCGAGCCGGAAAGGTAACGAACAGGTAACGCGTTGA